The proteins below are encoded in one region of Citrobacter enshiensis:
- the selB gene encoding selenocysteine-specific translation elongation factor, with translation MIIATAGHVDHGKTTLLQAITGVNADRLPEEKKRGMTIDLGYAYWPQADGRVLGFIDVPGHEKFLSNMLAGVGGIDHALLVVACDDGVMAQTREHLQILKLTGNPQLTVALTKADRVDETRIEEVREEIKTTLTHYGFSGARLFVTAASEGRGIDSLREHLQQLSSRAHASNQSFRLALDRAFTVKGAGLVVTGTALSGEVNVGDTLWLTGVNKPMRVRSLHAQNQPTEHAHAGQRIALNIAGDAEKDQLNRGDWLLSDAPPEAFTRVIVSLEQQAPLTQWQPLHIHHAASHVTGRVSLLEGSLAELVFDTPLWLADNDRLVLRDISARTTLAGARVVMLNPPRRGKRKPDYLQWLSALENAQDDSAALEIHLERGAVNLPDFAWARQLNGEGMRQLIDQPDFIQAGYSLLNAPVAARWQRKILDTLATYHEQHRDEPGPGRERLRRMALPMEDEALVLLLIERMRESGVIHSHHGWLHLPDHKAGFSDEQQAIWHKTESLFGDEPWWVRDLARETGADEQIMRQVLRQAAQQGMITAIVKDRYYRNDRIVSFANMIRDLDREKGSTCAADFRDRLNVGRKLAIQILEYFDRIGFTRRRGNDHLLRDALLFPEKK, from the coding sequence ATGATTATTGCCACTGCCGGACACGTTGACCACGGTAAAACAACGTTATTACAGGCGATTACGGGTGTGAATGCCGATCGTCTGCCTGAAGAGAAAAAGCGCGGCATGACCATCGACCTGGGGTATGCCTACTGGCCGCAGGCGGATGGTCGCGTGCTGGGGTTTATTGATGTTCCAGGCCACGAGAAATTTTTGTCCAACATGCTGGCGGGGGTGGGCGGTATTGACCACGCACTGCTGGTGGTGGCTTGCGACGATGGCGTAATGGCGCAAACGCGCGAGCATCTGCAGATCCTAAAACTGACGGGGAATCCGCAACTCACCGTCGCACTCACCAAAGCTGACCGCGTGGATGAAACGCGAATTGAAGAGGTGCGTGAAGAGATCAAGACGACGCTGACCCACTATGGTTTTTCCGGGGCAAGGCTCTTTGTGACTGCAGCCAGTGAAGGGCGCGGCATTGACTCGTTGCGTGAACATCTGCAGCAATTGTCTTCGCGCGCCCATGCGAGCAATCAGAGTTTCCGTCTGGCCCTCGACCGCGCCTTTACGGTGAAAGGCGCGGGACTGGTGGTGACCGGGACAGCGCTCAGCGGCGAAGTGAATGTCGGCGACACGTTGTGGCTCACTGGCGTGAATAAACCGATGCGTGTACGTAGCCTGCATGCGCAAAATCAGCCGACTGAGCACGCCCATGCCGGGCAGCGTATCGCGTTAAATATCGCCGGCGACGCGGAAAAAGATCAGCTTAACCGTGGCGACTGGCTGCTCTCCGATGCGCCGCCGGAGGCATTCACCCGCGTCATTGTCTCTTTAGAACAACAGGCGCCGCTCACGCAGTGGCAGCCGCTGCATATCCACCATGCCGCCAGCCATGTGACCGGGCGCGTTTCCCTGCTGGAAGGTTCGCTGGCTGAACTGGTTTTTGATACTCCGCTCTGGCTTGCTGATAACGACCGCCTGGTATTGCGTGATATCTCCGCGCGCACCACGTTGGCGGGGGCGCGCGTTGTGATGCTCAATCCGCCGCGCCGCGGTAAACGTAAGCCCGACTATTTACAGTGGCTGTCGGCGTTGGAAAATGCGCAGGATGACAGCGCCGCGCTGGAGATTCATCTGGAGCGTGGGGCCGTCAATCTGCCCGATTTTGCGTGGGCGCGCCAACTCAATGGCGAGGGTATGCGTCAACTTATTGATCAGCCTGATTTTATTCAGGCCGGATACAGTCTGTTGAACGCCCCTGTCGCCGCCCGCTGGCAGCGTAAAATCCTCGATACGCTGGCGACCTACCATGAGCAGCATCGTGACGAACCGGGACCTGGACGCGAGCGGCTGCGGCGTATGGCGCTGCCAATGGAAGACGAAGCGCTGGTGCTGCTGCTGATCGAACGTATGCGGGAAAGCGGCGTTATTCATAGCCATCACGGGTGGTTGCATCTCCCCGATCACAAAGCCGGGTTCAGCGACGAGCAACAGGCCATCTGGCACAAAACCGAATCGCTGTTTGGCGATGAACCCTGGTGGGTACGGGATCTGGCGCGGGAAACCGGAGCAGATGAGCAAATCATGCGTCAGGTATTACGACAAGCTGCGCAGCAGGGGATGATCACGGCAATCGTGAAAGATCGTTATTATCGTAACGATCGAATTGTCTCTTTTGCCAATATGATCCGCGACCTGGATCGGGAAAAAGGATCAACCTGTGCGGCTGATTTCCGTGATCGACTCAATGTTGGGCGAAAACTGGCCATTCAGATTCTGGAGTATTTTGACAGGATTGGTTTTACTCGTCGCCGGGGAAATGATCACCTGTTACGGGATGCTTTATTATTCCCTGAAAAGAAATGA
- the yiaY gene encoding L-threonine dehydrogenase, protein MAASTFFIPSVNIIGADSLKDAMNTMAEYGFRRTLIVTDTMLTKLGMAGEIQKALQERDIFSVVYDGTQPNPTTGNVAAGLKMLEENACDSVISLGGGSPHDCAKGIALVAANGGDIRDYEGVDRSAKPQLPMIAINTTAGTASEMTRFCIITDEARHIKMAIVDKHVTPLLSVNDSSLMVGMPKSLTAATGMDALTHAIEAYVSIAATPITDACALKAVTMIAENLPTAVEDGSNAQAREAMAYAQFLAGMAFNNASLGYVHAMAHQLGGFYNLPHGVCNAILLPHVQVFNSQVAAGRLRDCAAAMGVNVAAMSEAEGAQACIAAIRELAQQVNIPAGLRDLNVKEEDFPVLATNALKDACGLTNPIQATHEEIMAIYRAAM, encoded by the coding sequence ATGGCTGCTTCAACATTTTTTATTCCTTCCGTTAATATCATTGGCGCTGATTCACTGAAAGACGCGATGAATACGATGGCGGAATATGGATTTCGCCGCACGTTAATTGTCACGGATACCATGCTGACAAAATTAGGTATGGCGGGCGAAATTCAAAAAGCGCTGCAGGAACGTGATATTTTCAGCGTGGTTTATGATGGTACGCAGCCTAACCCAACCACTGGAAACGTTGCCGCCGGGCTGAAAATGCTTGAAGAAAATGCGTGCGACAGCGTGATTTCTCTGGGCGGTGGATCTCCGCACGACTGCGCAAAAGGTATTGCGCTAGTGGCGGCTAACGGTGGCGATATCCGTGATTATGAAGGTGTGGATCGCTCCGCGAAACCACAGTTGCCGATGATTGCCATCAACACCACGGCAGGCACAGCATCGGAAATGACTCGCTTCTGCATTATCACCGACGAAGCGCGCCACATTAAAATGGCGATTGTGGATAAACACGTCACACCGCTTCTCTCCGTGAACGACTCTTCGCTGATGGTCGGTATGCCGAAATCGCTGACCGCCGCGACCGGCATGGATGCGTTAACCCACGCTATTGAAGCGTATGTTTCCATCGCCGCCACGCCGATTACCGATGCATGTGCTCTGAAAGCCGTCACCATGATTGCTGAGAATCTGCCGACTGCGGTTGAAGATGGCAGCAACGCGCAGGCGCGTGAAGCGATGGCCTATGCGCAGTTCCTGGCGGGAATGGCGTTTAACAACGCGTCTCTTGGCTATGTACATGCGATGGCGCACCAGCTCGGCGGTTTCTACAACCTGCCGCATGGCGTGTGTAACGCCATATTGCTGCCGCACGTCCAGGTGTTTAACAGCCAGGTTGCGGCGGGGCGTCTGCGTGATTGCGCGGCGGCGATGGGTGTGAACGTAGCCGCTATGAGCGAAGCGGAAGGCGCGCAAGCCTGTATCGCCGCGATTCGTGAACTGGCACAGCAGGTGAATATTCCGGCGGGTCTGCGAGATCTGAACGTGAAAGAAGAAGATTTTCCGGTACTGGCGACCAATGCGCTGAAAGATGCCTGCGGCCTGACCAACCCGATTCAGGCGACCCACGAGGAGATCATGGCAATTTATCGTGCTGCCATGTAA
- a CDS encoding VOC family protein encodes MKQDIPGVEVLFVAGFGPITRSTDASTSFYKTSLGLPLKEMEGNEEYLLTEVDQLAGVNHFALWPLSQAAISCFGHEQWPSDLLVPQAWIEFEVRDIDAATQALIGQGYELLIANRIEPWGQTVTRLLSPEGLLVGVTITPWLREGIKNAG; translated from the coding sequence ATGAAACAAGATATTCCCGGCGTTGAGGTTCTGTTTGTGGCTGGATTTGGCCCCATCACGCGTAGTACTGACGCCAGCACATCGTTTTACAAAACGTCATTGGGTTTGCCGCTTAAAGAGATGGAGGGCAATGAGGAATACCTCCTTACCGAAGTCGACCAACTGGCGGGGGTGAATCATTTTGCGCTCTGGCCTCTCTCGCAGGCGGCAATCTCCTGCTTTGGTCACGAGCAGTGGCCTTCAGACCTGCTGGTTCCGCAAGCGTGGATTGAATTTGAGGTACGTGATATCGACGCCGCCACACAGGCGTTGATTGGTCAGGGTTACGAGCTGTTAATTGCTAACCGTATAGAGCCATGGGGGCAAACCGTGACCCGCTTGCTCAGCCCAGAAGGTTTACTGGTCGGGGTGACTATTACGCCATGGCTGCGAGAAGGGATTAAAAACGCGGGCTGA